The following proteins are encoded in a genomic region of Arachis ipaensis cultivar K30076 chromosome B02, Araip1.1, whole genome shotgun sequence:
- the LOC107624934 gene encoding uncharacterized protein LOC107624934, whose translation MGSRLARRVVQFANLPIKLLLPTSFTNIQEIALKTIPSATKIEIKRVLESLYGFEVERVQTLNMEGKKKKRGGLLFAKPDYKKAYVTLKTPLSIDMNLFPLKMVEDARKRMNKKNVSSVVEDEEEEERKRHWLEGDRAGSSEAAPRGYRGHTLFWDRGMARRVRGSSRRHRDEDRDGAAKFPWSNMRDGRAAR comes from the coding sequence ATGGGAAGCAGGTTGGCTAGAAGGGTGGTGCAGTTTGCGAACCTTCCAATAAAGCTGCTACTGCCAACGAGCTTCACCAACATCCAAGAAATTGCACTCAAGACAATCCCATCCGCCACCAAGATCGAGATCAAGCGCGTCCTCGAGTCCCTCTACGGCTTCGAAGTCGAGAGGGTTCAAACCCTAAACatggaagggaagaagaagaagcgtggtGGCCTCCTCTTCGCAAAACCCGATTACAAGAAGGCTTACGTCACTCTCAAGACCCCTCTTTCAATTGACATGAATCTTTTCCCGCTCAAAATGGTTGAAGATGCCAGGAAGCGGATGAACAAGAAGAACGTGTCAAGTGTCGTTGAggacgaagaagaggaagagaggaagAGGCATTGGCTTGAAGGTGACCGGGCCGGATCGTCTGAGGCGGCACCTCGTGGGTATCGTGGTCACACGCTCTTTTGGGACCGCGGGATGGCCCGTAGGGTTCGTGGTTCAAGCCGTAGGCACCGTGATGAGGATCGTGATGGTGCTGCTAAGTTCCCCTGGAGCAACATGAGGGATGGTAGAGCTGCAAGGTAG